Proteins encoded together in one Desulfosporosinus meridiei DSM 13257 window:
- a CDS encoding DUF4430 domain-containing protein, translating to MLKIKQKFLGLAMTLTLGLTFFVAPAPAEAAMDTLTFADSEHFNILGEIDDEVTNIQVVGLDGTTGMTEEIADPENIQWTTSDSSVVKFLDGTTEVATIDDTDTVKIKLLDEGRAYITVHYDAMEISAYVVVESDSAATPSISGISVQVDAPGTANDLSVTNQTVYLTDLAWLADQYNTLQKNCSALHALAMAGNTHYSDPDWAENNLTLFNGGGYVYGIGSDFDSGVEGWQYYVVHSNSSMDVPDYPASRYELQSGDTVVWEYKWLH from the coding sequence ATGTTAAAAATCAAACAAAAGTTTCTTGGTTTAGCAATGACTTTAACCTTGGGCCTGACCTTCTTTGTCGCTCCGGCACCGGCTGAGGCAGCTATGGATACTCTAACCTTTGCCGATTCCGAGCATTTTAACATCTTAGGTGAGATCGATGACGAAGTCACGAACATCCAGGTCGTCGGCTTAGACGGCACTACCGGGATGACGGAAGAAATCGCCGATCCGGAAAACATTCAGTGGACCACCTCAGACTCTTCCGTGGTTAAGTTCCTGGACGGGACAACGGAAGTCGCCACCATCGACGACACAGATACCGTCAAAATCAAATTGCTGGACGAAGGCCGGGCCTATATCACGGTTCACTACGACGCCATGGAAATCAGCGCCTACGTGGTAGTGGAGTCGGACAGTGCCGCGACGCCCAGCATATCCGGTATTTCCGTTCAAGTGGATGCCCCCGGCACGGCAAATGACCTTTCTGTCACCAACCAAACCGTGTACCTTACGGACCTGGCTTGGCTGGCCGATCAATACAATACCCTGCAGAAAAATTGCTCGGCCCTGCACGCTTTAGCCATGGCTGGAAACACTCATTATTCCGACCCCGACTGGGCGGAAAATAACCTCACCCTTTTTAACGGCGGCGGCTATGTCTACGGCATCGGCTCCGACTTCGATTCCGGTGTGGAAGGCTGGCAGTACTATGTGGTACACTCCAACAGTTCAATGGATGTTCCCGATTATCCGGCCTCCCGTTATGAGCTGCAATCCGGCGATACCGTAGTCTGGGAGTATAAATGGCTGCATTAA
- a CDS encoding PQQ-binding-like beta-propeller repeat protein gives MKFAHKGLNLFLVLLLIIGSVCLPAAAAPSGSEAGEAEASLTSQNAGRVLTVEPSREAYQSGETLVLKAYFGTAENPANGGIQWYYALESGEEQSLEEDSAQLSFVVPENPGESELEITVSALWEGETQQAVLRVLPEEEIPGLKSEAPELIQENTENQGNEENPAFREPLTQETPQAQVTLESLGGQELILSSPDEHNQVQLGGTLPLIVHDQAGHEVTTSSALVWTSQVPEIAAVGSSGAVTGKLAGIVYITAALQENPEVRGSLAVTVGDSLDPEPVIVARMPANNQNNVYPGYNPREVSLTYNRPIDGEETVGAFALYLSTGSLISSSLPVAWDRDNPNKLSVNLSKTLWSEAEPGSVTLAFNKTYRFEAGAGAVPIAGSGKQSPAITGTVSSNPNAWFFKTGNPISLALSPSGSNARPASLKVGQKLTLTATISIPNPVPPETEFRLDWQSENPQAVPADGTEQYTPSTNAQGLVSKITVTKELTGQDLGKVKLTAALRGMPAVSKDWYVEVQAKYDQKLAPLWTYSVPTPYQGYGKPAVTADGSSYTVLTNIYDVSQDGDGKTTQYLLALDPEGKPKEGFTSPTLTQMFPAVIAEQEGQEYVLAVREKSLLALDPDTGSVVRQVDLPSPIMGMPGLGPQGQVYLSCRNNALYSLDLSGGQWTWSFPVVEPIVNTTNGMLYSYSAPTIDLDNQVYLVHGDTLSVLKGLSGELLWEYKAPAAASFKTQVSVDEGGRVYLTDSADQIYCLSPPDGDWPVGLVWRNSSCHDVMVFPPLILPDGLLVSSDGRLAELELDTGELKAKSYAIDYSLYVLYPQTGPDPQLGADGLIYTTKGIYDSDGTVVAYYAEANPAFPTYGYSMFKLSEDGTLYRAVADASTYYALERARLYDVTGAVPVRLVSGQSQLTLYSGETGRIQTQVLDGEGVSLPGVTLEWSSADSQVASVSSDGLITAAQRGADQEPVTTAITVKVKDSTDPALSQTIEVTVLPQAVPASMVFVFDENVYTGRTVSDYEPVGETLSEVQGEAFRPIRVFVADQSGFFVPKELINWELIKDGDETGNVAMLNYQGGSGDMNIRYNANLTGTALGTLTLKASLISNPEIYCRVKLEVLPAPYEILWQIPIGGSYGKKVAQLAAGRNGEIFSVSQNQLQAVRQSDGALLWTADPGSYYGITLSAPQVDEEGNVFLYASNTTAVVAVEGTSGQTLWGFTAPGSDPVTRLVLTEDRVLALAQSGRIYELDKGKGSLLRSQPFAAGGEVSGLAAVGDKVFYSLGAEVYEIGDNGEGRTLYSQSGSVLKLEGSSPQGALILQEQKGSQVSLLSLDPAQEDPLEWTYPLAEAVTVTIAEDGMIYAVSAPADREEKHLYFLRSDGTPQADGVFQAEDWGDGDQGLYTPVAGGDGRLYIPLVGLYVFNQDLSCEKGDILTPLWKAEIKDEFSECIPRSMAVSGEGVVYLSMGEMGLLALRGTDLAGGEGLELKVSHEALKPGRLQELKIKLINHEGEACSLRLTVTLLEGAEGEQVLSYSSLTDSLDSGAVKEYPGSVRIPGSGSFRIKIQAAVPDQPEARQTILLPVQAQ, from the coding sequence ATGAAGTTTGCCCACAAAGGGCTGAATTTGTTCTTAGTCCTTCTTTTAATAATCGGCTCCGTCTGCCTGCCGGCAGCCGCGGCCCCTTCCGGTTCGGAAGCAGGGGAGGCGGAGGCTTCTCTGACAAGTCAGAATGCCGGCCGAGTCTTAACAGTAGAGCCCAGCCGGGAAGCTTATCAAAGCGGGGAAACCCTTGTCCTGAAGGCCTATTTTGGTACAGCGGAAAACCCGGCCAACGGGGGGATTCAATGGTACTATGCTTTAGAATCCGGAGAGGAGCAGTCCTTAGAGGAGGACAGTGCCCAGCTCAGTTTTGTCGTCCCGGAAAATCCCGGAGAGAGTGAACTGGAGATCACCGTTTCCGCCCTCTGGGAAGGGGAGACCCAGCAGGCTGTTCTGCGAGTGTTGCCGGAGGAAGAAATCCCTGGGTTAAAGTCGGAGGCCCCCGAACTTATTCAGGAGAATACCGAGAACCAAGGAAATGAAGAAAACCCCGCCTTTCGGGAGCCCTTAACGCAAGAGACTCCCCAGGCTCAAGTGACTTTGGAGAGTCTTGGCGGACAAGAGCTTATCCTCTCTTCGCCGGACGAGCACAATCAGGTGCAGTTGGGCGGCACCTTGCCCTTGATAGTTCACGATCAGGCAGGCCATGAAGTAACCACCTCCTCGGCTCTGGTCTGGACCAGTCAGGTGCCGGAGATTGCTGCCGTGGGCAGCAGCGGGGCAGTCACCGGCAAGCTGGCCGGCATTGTCTATATCACCGCCGCTTTGCAAGAGAATCCGGAAGTCAGAGGCAGTCTGGCGGTTACAGTGGGAGACAGCCTCGACCCTGAGCCGGTGATTGTCGCCCGGATGCCCGCCAACAACCAGAACAACGTTTACCCGGGCTACAATCCCCGGGAAGTAAGCCTTACCTATAATCGGCCCATTGACGGCGAGGAAACGGTCGGAGCCTTTGCCCTTTATCTGAGCACCGGTTCCCTGATTAGCAGCTCCCTCCCTGTCGCCTGGGACCGGGATAATCCCAACAAACTGTCCGTCAATTTAAGTAAAACTCTTTGGAGTGAGGCCGAGCCCGGCTCTGTCACCCTGGCCTTCAACAAAACCTACCGGTTTGAGGCTGGGGCGGGAGCGGTTCCTATCGCCGGAAGCGGCAAGCAGTCCCCGGCTATTACGGGAACGGTTTCTTCTAATCCCAACGCCTGGTTTTTTAAAACAGGCAACCCCATCAGCCTTGCTCTTTCACCCAGCGGGTCCAATGCCAGGCCGGCTTCTCTGAAAGTCGGTCAGAAACTCACGCTGACGGCAACCATCAGCATTCCCAACCCTGTGCCCCCGGAAACGGAATTCCGCCTGGACTGGCAGTCGGAGAATCCTCAGGCTGTTCCTGCGGACGGGACTGAGCAGTATACTCCGTCAACCAACGCCCAAGGTCTGGTCAGCAAAATAACCGTCACCAAAGAGCTGACGGGTCAGGACCTGGGCAAGGTAAAGCTGACGGCCGCCCTCCGGGGAATGCCTGCTGTCTCCAAGGACTGGTATGTGGAAGTCCAGGCCAAGTATGATCAAAAGCTGGCCCCTCTTTGGACCTATTCTGTGCCAACGCCTTATCAGGGTTATGGCAAGCCGGCAGTGACAGCGGACGGTTCCAGCTATACTGTTTTAACTAACATCTATGACGTTAGTCAGGATGGTGATGGTAAGACCACTCAATACCTTCTGGCCCTTGACCCCGAGGGAAAGCCTAAAGAGGGCTTCACCTCCCCTACTCTCACCCAAATGTTCCCGGCTGTGATAGCCGAACAGGAGGGGCAGGAGTATGTGCTGGCTGTCCGGGAGAAAAGCCTCCTGGCTCTCGACCCGGACACCGGCTCCGTAGTCCGCCAGGTGGACCTGCCCTCCCCGATTATGGGTATGCCGGGCCTGGGGCCCCAGGGGCAGGTCTATCTAAGCTGCCGGAACAATGCCCTCTACAGCCTGGATTTGTCCGGCGGCCAGTGGACCTGGAGCTTTCCCGTGGTAGAGCCCATTGTCAATACGACCAATGGCATGCTCTATTCTTATTCCGCTCCTACGATAGATTTGGACAATCAGGTTTATCTGGTCCATGGCGATACCCTTTCCGTGCTAAAGGGCTTGAGCGGCGAGCTCCTTTGGGAATACAAAGCCCCTGCGGCCGCTTCTTTCAAGACTCAGGTTTCCGTAGACGAAGGGGGTCGGGTCTACCTGACGGACAGTGCCGATCAGATCTACTGCCTCAGTCCCCCGGACGGGGACTGGCCTGTCGGTTTAGTCTGGCGGAACAGCTCCTGCCATGATGTAATGGTCTTCCCTCCCCTGATCCTCCCCGATGGCCTGCTGGTCTCCAGTGACGGCAGACTGGCGGAGCTGGAGCTGGACACGGGAGAGCTTAAAGCCAAAAGCTACGCCATTGATTATTCCCTCTATGTTCTTTATCCCCAGACTGGACCTGATCCTCAGCTGGGAGCGGATGGGCTGATCTACACTACTAAAGGAATCTATGATTCCGACGGAACAGTGGTAGCCTATTATGCCGAGGCTAACCCGGCCTTTCCTACCTATGGTTACAGTATGTTTAAGTTGTCGGAAGACGGTACCTTGTACAGAGCCGTCGCGGACGCGTCGACTTACTATGCTCTGGAGAGGGCACGGCTTTACGATGTAACGGGAGCCGTTCCTGTTCGGCTGGTGAGCGGTCAGTCCCAGCTGACCCTCTATTCCGGGGAGACCGGGCGGATACAGACCCAGGTCCTGGACGGGGAAGGGGTCAGTCTCCCCGGTGTGACTCTGGAGTGGTCCAGTGCCGATTCCCAGGTAGCCTCGGTGAGCAGCGACGGGTTGATCACCGCCGCCCAGCGGGGAGCGGATCAGGAGCCAGTCACTACCGCTATAACGGTTAAGGTCAAGGACAGCACGGACCCTGCCCTCAGCCAGACCATTGAGGTCACGGTGCTCCCCCAAGCTGTTCCCGCAAGTATGGTTTTTGTCTTTGACGAAAATGTCTACACCGGCCGGACAGTGAGCGATTATGAGCCGGTGGGGGAAACCTTGTCCGAAGTCCAGGGGGAGGCCTTCCGGCCCATCCGGGTCTTTGTGGCGGACCAAAGCGGCTTCTTTGTGCCCAAGGAATTAATTAATTGGGAGCTGATCAAGGACGGGGATGAAACGGGAAACGTGGCCATGCTCAATTACCAGGGTGGCAGCGGCGATATGAATATCCGCTACAACGCCAACCTGACGGGCACGGCCCTGGGCACCCTTACCCTGAAAGCCAGTCTGATCAGCAATCCGGAGATTTACTGTAGGGTGAAGCTGGAGGTTCTGCCCGCCCCCTATGAGATTCTCTGGCAGATTCCCATCGGCGGCTCCTACGGCAAAAAAGTGGCTCAGTTGGCGGCGGGTCGTAACGGGGAGATCTTTTCCGTCAGCCAGAACCAGCTCCAGGCCGTGCGTCAGAGTGACGGAGCGCTTTTATGGACGGCCGATCCCGGCAGTTATTATGGAATCACCCTCAGTGCTCCTCAAGTGGACGAAGAGGGCAACGTCTTTCTTTATGCCTCCAATACCACGGCGGTTGTGGCTGTGGAGGGAACGAGCGGCCAGACTCTGTGGGGCTTCACGGCCCCGGGCAGCGACCCGGTGACCCGGCTGGTTTTGACCGAAGACAGGGTTCTGGCCCTCGCCCAAAGCGGACGGATCTATGAGCTGGACAAAGGGAAAGGCAGCCTGCTCCGGAGTCAGCCCTTTGCCGCCGGCGGGGAGGTCAGCGGCCTGGCTGCTGTCGGAGATAAGGTCTTCTACAGCCTGGGAGCGGAGGTTTACGAGATCGGTGACAATGGGGAAGGGCGTACGCTCTACAGTCAGAGCGGGTCGGTTCTGAAGCTGGAAGGCAGCTCACCTCAGGGAGCTTTAATCCTGCAGGAGCAGAAAGGCAGCCAGGTCAGTCTGCTTTCTCTGGACCCCGCTCAGGAAGACCCTCTGGAATGGACTTATCCCCTGGCTGAAGCGGTGACGGTCACCATCGCTGAAGATGGGATGATCTACGCCGTGTCCGCTCCTGCCGACAGGGAAGAGAAGCACCTCTACTTCCTCCGGTCCGACGGGACCCCTCAGGCCGACGGGGTGTTTCAGGCTGAGGACTGGGGGGACGGGGATCAGGGGCTCTACACCCCTGTTGCCGGCGGCGATGGCCGGCTGTACATTCCCCTGGTCGGCCTCTATGTCTTTAACCAGGATCTGAGCTGTGAAAAAGGGGATATCCTGACTCCTCTCTGGAAGGCGGAGATCAAGGATGAGTTTTCTGAGTGTATTCCCCGTTCCATGGCTGTCAGCGGCGAGGGCGTGGTCTATCTTTCCATGGGCGAAATGGGTTTGCTGGCCCTCCGGGGTACGGACCTTGCCGGCGGCGAGGGCCTGGAGCTGAAGGTCAGCCATGAGGCCCTGAAACCGGGCAGGCTGCAGGAGCTGAAGATTAAACTGATTAATCACGAAGGGGAGGCCTGCTCCCTGCGCCTGACCGTTACCCTCCTGGAAGGGGCGGAAGGGGAGCAGGTGCTCAGCTATTCCTCCCTTACGGATAGCCTGGACTCAGGGGCGGTTAAGGAATACCCGGGCAGCGTGAGGATTCCGGGGAGCGGGAGCTTCCGGATTAAAATTCAGGCAGCGGTGCCGGATCAGCCGGAAGCCCGGCAAACGATCCTGCTGCCGGTTCAGGCTCAGTGA